One window of Halopelagius longus genomic DNA carries:
- a CDS encoding DUF7093 family protein yields MGLKCRLLGHEYGDPEIERERQENGDEVVVTIRELQVCKRCGTEHLVSENKEVTSIRSPSEVGLDESGATGGPTRGTAPTSDSASAPGATPGSSGPDAADEPRSGRGTPSGDPDPTSHISEAEPNASPADASSAETDADADAGTGFADEDDDFEPPTDPEEDDAVILDDDGDGERDPTQWPEETDADPEVAAQESAAAEELPEDLPRDGDGEPVTDDAELIDADEDAPRPGDAAAGTASADEGSTADAANRGHGEWPAREELPEDEGGSNAPWPEHTGEDEGFDAEPSDGTPAEVAFGGGLTPETNGRAESYGDDDVVGGDDGFARADNELELEADVPDERVEFYCPNCDHARIAGASSMRAGDICPECKRGYIAERQL; encoded by the coding sequence ATGGGACTAAAGTGCCGTCTACTCGGGCACGAATACGGGGACCCCGAGATAGAGCGCGAACGCCAGGAGAACGGCGACGAAGTCGTCGTTACGATTCGGGAACTGCAGGTCTGCAAGCGGTGCGGCACCGAGCATCTCGTCAGCGAGAACAAGGAAGTGACCTCGATTCGGTCTCCCTCGGAGGTCGGACTCGACGAAAGCGGAGCGACGGGGGGACCGACCCGGGGGACGGCACCGACGTCCGACTCCGCGTCCGCGCCGGGCGCGACGCCCGGTAGTTCGGGACCAGACGCCGCCGACGAACCCCGTTCGGGCCGCGGGACGCCGTCCGGCGACCCCGACCCCACCTCGCACATCTCCGAGGCCGAACCGAACGCGTCGCCGGCCGACGCCTCGTCCGCCGAAACCGACGCCGACGCCGACGCCGGAACCGGGTTCGCCGACGAGGACGACGACTTCGAACCGCCGACGGACCCCGAGGAGGACGACGCCGTCATCCTCGACGACGACGGCGACGGGGAACGCGACCCGACGCAGTGGCCCGAGGAGACCGACGCGGACCCCGAAGTCGCGGCGCAGGAGTCCGCCGCCGCGGAGGAACTGCCCGAAGACCTGCCCAGAGACGGCGACGGCGAACCGGTGACCGACGACGCGGAACTCATCGACGCCGACGAGGACGCGCCGCGTCCCGGCGACGCCGCCGCCGGAACCGCGTCCGCCGACGAGGGTTCGACCGCCGACGCGGCGAACCGCGGTCACGGCGAGTGGCCCGCGCGCGAGGAACTGCCCGAAGACGAGGGCGGGTCGAACGCCCCGTGGCCCGAGCACACCGGCGAGGACGAGGGGTTCGACGCGGAACCCTCCGACGGGACGCCCGCGGAGGTGGCGTTCGGCGGCGGTCTGACGCCGGAGACGAACGGCCGCGCGGAGTCGTACGGCGACGACGACGTGGTCGGCGGCGACGACGGGTTCGCCCGCGCCGACAACGAACTCGAACTGGAGGCCGACGTACCGGACGAACGCGTGGAGTTCTACTGTCCGAACTGCGACCACGCGCGCATCGCGGGCGCGTCCTCGATGCGCGCCGGCGACATCTGCCCCGAGTGTAAGCGGGGGTACATCGCGGAGCGTCAACTGTAG
- a CDS encoding SDR family NAD(P)-dependent oxidoreductase has product MLTPELADRTVLVTGSSRGIGRGIVLAAAEGGASVAVNYNTSEDAAEDVAREARERGAPAATTVQGDVTDPDSVDRMFAAVEDELGTVDVLVNNVGSFAPSHWEEISVEKWREVMATNLDGTVLCSKRALPAMREQEWGRIVNIGYAGSEKALVYPKNFPYFVAKTGVLMFTRMLANDTTDDGITVNAVSPYVVETSDEFPEDAPRGRWATVEDVAHAVMFFLDEDSGYVSGENVEVDGGWLPERL; this is encoded by the coding sequence ATGCTCACGCCGGAGTTAGCGGACCGAACCGTACTCGTCACCGGGAGTTCACGCGGCATCGGGCGCGGCATCGTCCTCGCCGCGGCGGAGGGAGGCGCGTCAGTCGCCGTCAACTACAACACGAGCGAAGACGCCGCCGAGGACGTCGCCCGCGAGGCGAGAGAACGCGGCGCACCCGCGGCGACGACGGTGCAGGGGGACGTGACCGACCCCGACTCGGTGGACCGGATGTTCGCCGCCGTCGAGGACGAGTTGGGGACGGTGGACGTCCTCGTCAACAACGTGGGGAGTTTCGCGCCGAGTCACTGGGAGGAGATTTCGGTCGAGAAGTGGCGGGAGGTGATGGCGACGAACCTCGACGGCACGGTGCTCTGCTCGAAGCGGGCGCTTCCGGCGATGCGCGAACAGGAGTGGGGAAGAATCGTCAACATCGGCTACGCGGGCAGCGAGAAGGCCCTCGTCTACCCGAAGAACTTCCCGTACTTCGTGGCGAAGACGGGCGTCCTGATGTTCACGCGGATGCTCGCCAACGACACGACGGACGACGGCATCACGGTCAACGCGGTGTCGCCGTACGTCGTCGAGACGTCCGACGAGTTCCCCGAGGACGCCCCCCGCGGGCGGTGGGCGACCGTCGAGGACGTCGCTCACGCGGTCATGTTCTTCCTCGACGAGGATAGCGGGTACGTGAGCGGAGAGAACGTCGAAGTCGACGGCGGGTGGCTACCCGAACGCCTCTGA
- a CDS encoding DUF6432 family protein, translating to MRARREFQNRRDIEVDVLDALVDRSEEGMTVFELRAAVDADIDTIEDALASLKDDGLISVDKQGERVVILPDERVIPDPEEEVEEEQNFLDAVREKLGL from the coding sequence ATGAGAGCGCGGCGGGAGTTCCAGAACCGACGGGACATCGAGGTTGACGTGCTCGATGCGTTAGTGGACCGTTCCGAGGAAGGGATGACGGTCTTCGAGTTGCGCGCCGCGGTGGACGCGGACATCGACACCATCGAGGACGCCCTCGCGAGCCTGAAGGACGACGGCCTCATCTCCGTCGACAAGCAGGGCGAACGGGTCGTCATCCTCCCGGACGAGCGGGTGATACCCGACCCCGAAGAGGAGGTCGAAGAGGAGCAGAACTTCCTCGACGCCGTGCGCGAGAAGTTGGGCCTGTGA
- a CDS encoding DUF5611 family protein, translating to MKQYKMRRGETLEERVPDLKGFIEEYFGPVSGTEEYDGHELYVVEEPKNPVFTRIVAGAAEYSGKKDKLAVHFEERDAQEILDKGLEDHAQDAVNAKNEFLLEATGRDAKSRRDSMKREVEDDAPDY from the coding sequence ATGAAGCAGTACAAGATGCGTCGCGGGGAGACGCTGGAGGAACGCGTTCCGGACCTCAAAGGGTTCATCGAGGAGTACTTCGGTCCCGTCTCGGGAACCGAAGAGTACGACGGACACGAACTCTACGTCGTCGAGGAACCGAAGAACCCCGTGTTCACGCGCATCGTCGCCGGTGCGGCGGAGTACAGCGGTAAGAAGGACAAACTCGCGGTCCACTTCGAGGAACGCGACGCCCAAGAGATTCTCGACAAGGGACTCGAAGACCACGCCCAAGACGCCGTCAACGCCAAAAACGAGTTCCTTCTGGAAGCGACCGGCCGCGACGCCAAGTCCCGCCGCGACTCGATGAAGCGGGAAGTCGAAGACGACGCGCCCGACTACTGA
- a CDS encoding universal stress protein: MALETILLAVGHGDRDRIDRLAEETIDVAGPAGARVVIGHVFTEAEYEDTIDNLEFDRDAENLSADAVAARHATIRELQKHFEDAGVGYDVRGAVGEHGKSIVELAKDVKADRVVVGGRRRSPAGKAVFGSVAQEVMLSSPCPVTFVRADTN, translated from the coding sequence ATGGCTCTCGAAACCATCCTTCTCGCCGTCGGGCACGGCGACCGAGACCGAATCGACCGACTGGCCGAAGAGACGATAGACGTCGCGGGACCCGCCGGGGCGCGGGTCGTCATCGGGCACGTCTTCACCGAGGCGGAGTACGAGGACACCATCGACAACTTGGAGTTCGACCGGGACGCGGAGAACCTCTCGGCGGACGCGGTGGCGGCCAGACACGCCACCATCCGGGAACTGCAGAAGCACTTCGAGGACGCGGGCGTCGGGTACGACGTCCGCGGCGCGGTCGGCGAACACGGCAAGTCCATCGTCGAACTCGCCAAGGACGTGAAGGCCGACCGAGTCGTCGTCGGCGGCCGTCGCCGTTCCCCGGCGGGCAAAGCGGTGTTCGGAAGCGTCGCTCAAGAGGTCATGCTCTCGTCGCCCTGTCCGGTGACGTTCGTCCGGGCCGACACGAACTGA